Proteins found in one Hirundo rustica isolate bHirRus1 chromosome Z, bHirRus1.pri.v3, whole genome shotgun sequence genomic segment:
- the RFK gene encoding riboflavin kinase has protein sequence MRQLPYFCRGEVVKGFGRGSKELGIPTANFSEQVVESFPSDIPTGIYYGWACVGNGDVHKMVLSIGWNPFYKNIKKSVETHIIHTFKEDFYGEILSIVITGYIRPEKNFDSLDALISAIQEDIEEAKRQLDLPEHLKLKEDNFFHLPEGKIVNNR, from the exons ATGAGGCAGCTGCCGTACTTCTGCCGCGGGGAGGTGGTGAAGGGCTTCGGCAGGGGCTCCAAGGAACTGGGCATCCCCACCG CTAACTTTTCTGAGCAAGTAGTTGAAAGCTTTCCATCTGATATCCCTACTGGTATATACTATGGATGGGCCTGTGTTGGAAATGGAGATGTGCATAAAATGGTTTTGAGCATAGGATGGAATCCCTTCTATAAGAATATTAAGAAATCAGTG GAAACACACATTATCCACACCTTCAAAGAAGACTTTTATGGAGAAATTCTTAGTATAGTCATAACTGGATACATTCGACCAGAAAAAAACTTTGATTCCTTAG ATGCGCTCATTTCAGCAATTCAGGAAGATATTGAAGAGGCAAAAAGACAGCTAGATCTACCAGAACATCTTAAACTCAAAGAAGATAACTTTTTTCATCTGCCAGAAGGCAAAATAGTAAACAACCGCTGA